In Thermosphaera sp., a genomic segment contains:
- a CDS encoding helix-turn-helix domain-containing protein, whose product MSKLSYSQLHDLLRIIELYNEGASLKEVSKKLGLKPSHISHLISKGFENEVLFKYYNILMKPLGSRRPTFLMIEMTQKAEVSACIDNKRRILSIYYSFSRKPLLIMYILERAPIPEEVLEINTQICNIVFSGTVEDVIIPLENYTERRIDFKLIDESQLVPPKDSIDELIIFEMYNLFNPPLQGDVRVTDILAHISKKYMLKNILFHYYNHVKDLTYPRLIYRTGGVYSLARIVSPTISLMSRLVNTMFKNGLLVGVDQINLLSKQPAIAVLHGWFDPFKLNDPRVHHETIESSTYEIYPYITLLE is encoded by the coding sequence ATGTCTAAGCTCTCATACTCCCAACTTCATGACCTTTTGAGGATAATAGAGCTGTACAATGAAGGGGCAAGCCTCAAGGAGGTTTCAAAAAAGCTCGGCTTGAAGCCATCGCATATTTCACACCTTATTTCGAAAGGGTTTGAGAATGAAGTCTTATTCAAATACTACAACATTCTAATGAAGCCCTTGGGATCGCGGCGACCCACATTCTTGATGATTGAAATGACACAAAAGGCAGAGGTATCAGCTTGCATTGATAATAAACGTCGAATCCTTTCTATCTATTATTCATTTAGTAGAAAACCCTTGTTAATAATGTATATTTTAGAGCGAGCCCCCATCCCCGAGGAAGTCTTAGAAATAAATACGCAGATTTGCAACATAGTTTTTTCCGGTACTGTTGAAGACGTCATCATCCCCCTGGAAAATTACACGGAGCGGAGAATTGATTTTAAGTTGATCGATGAGTCTCAGCTTGTTCCTCCTAAAGACAGCATTGATGAATTAATCATATTTGAAATGTACAATCTATTCAACCCTCCACTTCAGGGAGATGTTAGAGTCACAGATATACTAGCCCATATCTCGAAGAAATATATGCTTAAGAACATATTGTTCCACTACTACAACCATGTGAAAGATTTGACGTATCCCAGACTCATCTACAGGACGGGAGGGGTTTATTCCCTCGCCAGAATAGTATCTCCTACAATATCGCTCATGAGCAGGCTTGTGAATACGATGTTTAAGAATGGCCTCTTAGTCGGGGTTGACCAGATCAATTTGTTGAGTAAGCAACCAGCCATTGCAGTACTACACGGATGGTTCGATCCGTTCAAACTTAACGACCCGAGAGTACATCATGAAACTATTGAAAGTTCTACCTACGAGATTTATCCTTATATTACTCTTCTCGAATAG
- the gatE gene encoding Glu-tRNA(Gln) amidotransferase subunit GatE: MSNLDYEAIGLRIGLEIHVQLDTLRKLFCQCPTKLLEEAPSLRIERTLRPAKSETGEVDPAALLEWKKERMYVYEAPSESSCLVEADEEPPHNLDEESLKLALAIAMALNMRIVDEVHVMRKIVVDGSNVSGFQRTALIALNGYILDEGKRIGIQTLCLEEDAARKIVEEENKVVYRLDRLGIPLVEIATAPDITHPEEAVKIALKLGQLVRLTGRAKRGLGTIRQDLNVSIRNGAKVEIKGIQHLYMISRVVELEALRQLRLLEIKEELEKRGVNSGDLKDEIVDVTEVFKETSSKIIRKALSMRNAGVYATVLPKFKGLLGKEIQPGRRFGTELSDYAKAWGGVGGIFHTDELPNYGITSDEVRKLYEKMKANPEEDAIVIVADQTEKSVNALRAVIERARQAILGVPEETRGANPDGTSKYTRPRPGAARMYPETDIPTVYITQEILEEAKKLVPESPDIKLKRFVEHHGLSEELASILIRDLRLDLYESLVEKYKKEVQPSVIASILVNVIPSLRKENIPIENITDEIIEKVVDLISKGEVSKEGVPAILKQAALQPGKSIEEIIKELGFTKLTIQDLERIIDEIIMNNREKLLAKREKAFAIVMSETMKLVKGRIDGAVVAENVKRMLRERLNIE; this comes from the coding sequence ATGAGTAATTTAGATTATGAGGCAATAGGCTTAAGAATTGGACTCGAGATTCACGTTCAACTAGATACCTTGAGAAAACTATTTTGTCAATGCCCCACTAAACTCCTCGAAGAAGCGCCGAGCCTGCGGATTGAGAGAACGCTCAGGCCCGCTAAAAGCGAAACAGGCGAAGTAGACCCTGCTGCCCTCTTGGAGTGGAAGAAGGAGAGGATGTATGTGTACGAGGCTCCTTCGGAGTCCTCATGCTTGGTGGAAGCTGATGAAGAACCCCCGCACAATTTAGATGAAGAATCGCTTAAACTGGCATTAGCTATAGCCATGGCGTTAAACATGCGTATTGTGGACGAGGTTCATGTTATGAGAAAAATTGTCGTCGACGGGAGCAATGTCAGTGGATTCCAGAGAACAGCGTTGATAGCCTTAAACGGATACATTCTCGATGAAGGTAAGAGAATAGGGATCCAAACTCTTTGCTTAGAGGAAGATGCAGCGAGAAAAATAGTTGAGGAGGAGAACAAGGTAGTTTATAGACTAGATAGGCTGGGAATTCCCTTGGTGGAGATTGCCACAGCACCAGACATCACACATCCCGAGGAAGCTGTAAAGATTGCTTTAAAGCTTGGCCAATTGGTGAGGTTGACTGGCCGCGCCAAGAGGGGTCTAGGAACAATAAGACAGGACCTCAACGTTAGCATCCGCAATGGGGCAAAAGTGGAGATAAAGGGGATTCAGCATTTGTATATGATCTCGCGGGTAGTAGAGTTAGAAGCTCTCAGGCAACTAAGGCTTCTCGAGATCAAAGAAGAGCTCGAAAAGAGGGGGGTAAACTCAGGTGATTTGAAGGATGAAATCGTTGATGTAACCGAAGTTTTCAAGGAGACATCATCAAAAATCATAAGGAAGGCTTTGTCGATGAGAAATGCAGGGGTTTACGCCACCGTTTTGCCAAAATTCAAAGGATTACTGGGTAAAGAGATTCAACCCGGGAGGAGATTTGGCACGGAACTCTCCGACTACGCTAAAGCGTGGGGCGGTGTTGGAGGAATATTCCATACCGATGAACTACCCAATTATGGGATAACAAGCGACGAGGTTAGAAAACTATATGAGAAGATGAAAGCCAACCCTGAAGAAGACGCTATCGTAATAGTAGCAGACCAAACCGAGAAGAGTGTAAACGCTCTAAGAGCGGTAATAGAGAGAGCTAGGCAAGCAATACTCGGAGTCCCTGAGGAGACTAGAGGAGCAAACCCTGATGGCACATCTAAGTACACCAGGCCACGTCCGGGGGCAGCTAGGATGTACCCTGAAACCGACATTCCCACTGTGTATATTACTCAAGAAATCCTCGAGGAAGCCAAAAAACTCGTTCCTGAATCGCCGGATATCAAATTGAAGAGGTTTGTTGAGCATCACGGATTAAGCGAGGAGCTGGCATCTATTCTGATAAGAGATCTAAGACTCGACTTGTATGAATCTCTCGTGGAAAAGTACAAGAAAGAAGTACAACCCTCCGTAATAGCTTCGATACTTGTCAACGTGATCCCCTCCTTGAGAAAAGAAAACATCCCTATTGAAAACATCACGGATGAGATTATTGAAAAAGTAGTTGATCTAATATCGAAAGGAGAGGTTTCGAAAGAAGGTGTTCCAGCAATCCTCAAACAAGCGGCTCTGCAACCCGGGAAAAGTATTGAAGAAATAATAAAGGAACTAGGGTTTACTAAACTGACTATTCAAGATTTGGAGAGAATAATTGACGAGATTATCATGAATAATAGAGAAAAGTTGCTTGCAAAGAGGGAGAAAGCTTTTGCAATAGTAATGAGCGAGACAATGAAACTAGTGAAAGGAAGAATCGACGGTGCCGTCGTCGCTGAAAATGTTAAAAGGATGCTTAGAGAAAGACTTAACATTGAGTAG
- the gatD gene encoding Glu-tRNA(Gln) amidotransferase subunit GatD — MDIYHGYTGMVAQKLREAGAEPGDLIRIENPNGEFFTGVLMPRQMLYSNRPIIVLKLSNGYNVGIRIEDLSNVTVISKRKGRQSVGAHSSRIEKPFVSLLATGGTIASKVDYTTGAVTPLLDANELIEWAPELLDVSFLNVRETMKKFSEDITPSDWETISREVYHEMLEGAEGVIVAHGTDMMAYSASAIAFAIQNKPVPIVFVGSQRSSDRPSSDAFFNLYSAVITASKAPFAESVIVMHGESSDTYSLVHRGVKTRKMHTSRRDAFQSVNDKPIAIVYPARKEVRVVGRVFEPRDSNKTPILKNKFDDKVALVKAYPGFQEEIIEFLVDRGYHGIVIEGSGLGHISNSLVDSIRRAVESEIPVVMTSQCLFGRVNLNVYSTGRRLLQVGVIPGSDMLPETAYVKLSWILGSVTTNMDEVRKLMMQNIAGEINQRHTMDLFPRWYHE, encoded by the coding sequence ATGGATATTTATCACGGATACACTGGAATGGTTGCTCAAAAACTAAGAGAAGCAGGCGCAGAGCCGGGCGACTTGATTAGAATAGAAAATCCTAACGGAGAATTTTTCACCGGAGTCTTAATGCCTAGGCAGATGCTTTACTCTAATAGACCCATAATTGTGTTGAAATTGTCTAATGGGTATAATGTAGGTATAAGAATAGAAGATTTGAGTAATGTAACCGTAATATCAAAGCGAAAGGGAAGGCAATCAGTCGGGGCACATTCTTCGCGAATAGAAAAGCCGTTTGTCTCCCTCCTGGCAACTGGTGGAACGATTGCTTCGAAGGTGGACTATACTACAGGCGCGGTGACTCCATTATTAGACGCCAATGAATTAATAGAGTGGGCGCCGGAATTACTCGACGTTTCTTTCCTCAACGTGAGAGAGACTATGAAGAAGTTTAGCGAAGACATAACTCCCTCCGACTGGGAAACTATTTCTCGAGAAGTATACCATGAAATGTTAGAAGGCGCAGAGGGCGTCATAGTGGCTCATGGTACAGATATGATGGCATATTCGGCATCAGCCATTGCTTTTGCTATTCAAAACAAGCCAGTTCCAATAGTATTCGTCGGCTCTCAGAGAAGTAGTGACAGGCCTAGTAGCGACGCGTTCTTCAACTTGTATTCTGCGGTGATAACTGCTTCGAAGGCTCCGTTTGCAGAATCCGTGATCGTCATGCATGGAGAATCCTCGGATACTTATTCCCTTGTTCACAGAGGTGTGAAAACCAGGAAAATGCATACAAGTAGGCGAGACGCTTTTCAATCAGTGAATGATAAGCCGATAGCAATTGTCTACCCTGCCAGGAAGGAGGTCAGGGTAGTTGGAAGAGTTTTCGAACCAAGAGATTCAAACAAGACCCCGATTTTGAAGAACAAGTTTGACGATAAAGTAGCCCTTGTGAAAGCTTACCCTGGTTTTCAGGAAGAAATAATCGAGTTTCTAGTCGACCGTGGTTATCATGGAATAGTTATTGAGGGTAGCGGATTAGGGCACATCTCTAATTCCTTAGTGGACTCTATTAGAAGGGCTGTCGAGAGCGAGATACCCGTGGTTATGACCAGTCAATGCTTGTTTGGAAGAGTTAATTTAAACGTGTATAGTACTGGCAGGCGGCTTTTGCAGGTAGGTGTTATACCGGGCTCTGACATGCTACCGGAGACGGCATATGTTAAGCTATCATGGATTCTTGGTTCAGTAACCACGAATATGGATGAAGTGAGAAAGCTCATGATGCAGAATATCGCAGGGGAGATTAATCAAAGACACACCATGGACCTTTTCCCGAGGTGGTATCATGAGTAA
- a CDS encoding Na+/H+ antiporter NhaC family protein yields the protein MKAKLILLIVVLMIGFVAFAPPEAEYMPEGARFPYPTFPLLPPLVAIFLAIYTQQVLPALFAGIWIAALMVHGYNPLMAIMETWKWIVSSVTDSWNATILLFDFIIGAMVAILYVSGSMHSLAEVIGRRIRSARSASIMTSLLGLFVFFDDYSNTIVVGNSMRPLTDKHRVSRELLSYIVDSTAAPVAGLMLVSTWIGYEVAQINGAFDVLRSQFEDGLVSAAPDVSAYALWLSSVPFHFYSILALVLVFLVAASRRHFGPMLKAEYRAVTEGKVLRDGAQPLMPTETVLGQVTAEKKASYLLFIASIIGLIGITLLGMWYTGALVIIEEEGLEAQWWTIGFVDALMNADAATALLWGSFTGFTISFVGALLSRVISFRRAMEYTIRGMYLMVYANAILVLAWTIKTATQSIGTADYVVAHAISANVPATLVPLIIFLVSMFISYTTGTSWGTFALMMPIAIPLAWKIALIQFNDVSMAYLLSAASVGAVFGGGIYGDHVSPISDTTIMSSMFSGSDHIDHVTTQMPYGTFAAAVSLVLYLLFAAGIFNPVILLSVGVISLIVGHRLLNRYYSRKTGLPEVLPDYSG from the coding sequence ATGAAGGCAAAGTTAATACTATTGATAGTTGTATTAATGATCGGCTTCGTTGCATTTGCCCCTCCTGAAGCCGAATACATGCCTGAGGGAGCGAGGTTCCCATACCCGACGTTCCCGCTACTGCCGCCGCTGGTAGCCATCTTCTTGGCTATCTATACTCAGCAAGTACTACCAGCATTATTTGCGGGCATTTGGATAGCGGCTTTAATGGTTCATGGATACAACCCCCTCATGGCGATAATGGAGACTTGGAAATGGATTGTCTCCAGCGTCACTGATTCTTGGAACGCTACAATACTGCTTTTCGACTTCATAATAGGAGCGATGGTAGCTATTTTATACGTGTCAGGCTCTATGCACTCGCTCGCAGAGGTAATTGGACGCCGGATTAGATCGGCGAGGAGCGCATCCATCATGACGTCGCTTCTAGGATTATTTGTCTTCTTTGATGACTACTCTAACACCATCGTGGTAGGGAACTCGATGAGGCCGCTTACAGATAAGCATAGAGTGAGCAGGGAACTCTTAAGCTACATAGTTGACTCCACAGCGGCTCCCGTCGCCGGATTAATGCTTGTGTCTACGTGGATCGGATACGAGGTTGCCCAAATCAATGGAGCGTTCGATGTGTTGCGTAGTCAGTTCGAGGATGGTCTGGTATCGGCGGCTCCAGATGTATCTGCTTACGCGCTCTGGTTGAGCTCAGTGCCATTCCACTTTTACTCGATTCTAGCTCTTGTTTTAGTATTCCTCGTTGCAGCTTCGAGGAGACATTTCGGTCCAATGTTGAAGGCCGAGTATAGGGCTGTGACCGAAGGGAAAGTGTTAAGGGATGGGGCTCAACCCTTAATGCCGACTGAAACAGTACTTGGACAAGTGACAGCCGAGAAAAAAGCATCATACTTGCTGTTTATAGCTTCGATAATAGGGTTGATCGGAATAACCCTGTTAGGCATGTGGTATACGGGAGCATTAGTGATCATTGAAGAAGAAGGGCTTGAAGCCCAATGGTGGACTATCGGTTTCGTGGATGCACTAATGAATGCTGATGCCGCAACGGCCTTGTTATGGGGAAGCTTCACAGGCTTCACGATATCATTTGTTGGGGCACTGCTCTCTAGAGTTATATCGTTTAGAAGAGCCATGGAGTACACCATTAGAGGAATGTACCTTATGGTCTACGCTAATGCGATCCTCGTACTGGCGTGGACTATTAAGACGGCTACGCAAAGCATTGGAACTGCCGACTACGTGGTTGCGCATGCTATAAGCGCTAATGTCCCCGCTACTCTAGTCCCCTTGATAATCTTCCTAGTCTCGATGTTTATTTCGTACACGACTGGAACAAGCTGGGGGACGTTTGCATTAATGATGCCTATAGCGATCCCGCTTGCTTGGAAAATAGCTTTAATACAGTTCAATGATGTAAGCATGGCATACTTACTCTCAGCCGCGTCAGTAGGAGCTGTCTTCGGCGGAGGCATATACGGTGATCATGTCTCGCCCATAAGCGACACTACAATAATGTCCTCGATGTTTAGCGGTAGCGATCACATTGACCACGTTACGACTCAAATGCCTTATGGAACATTCGCGGCTGCAGTATCCCTCGTGCTTTACCTACTGTTCGCTGCAGGGATCTTCAACCCAGTCATATTACTATCGGTAGGAGTCATATCATTAATAGTTGGACACAGATTACTGAACAGGTATTATTCGAGAAAAACAGGGCTTCCAGAAGTACTGCCCGATTACAGTGGATAA
- a CDS encoding 30S ribosomal protein S30e, translating into MPTHGSLTKAGKVRNATPKIPPKQKKNKPPRVRNRVEYVRRILNPPKQQ; encoded by the coding sequence ATGCCAACACACGGTTCGCTTACAAAAGCAGGGAAAGTCAGGAACGCAACCCCTAAGATACCTCCAAAGCAGAAGAAAAACAAGCCTCCGAGAGTTAGAAATAGAGTAGAGTATGTTAGAAGGATTTTAAACCCTCCTAAACAACAATAA
- a CDS encoding C/D box methylation guide ribonucleoprotein complex aNOP56 subunit (functions along with aFIB and aL7a; guides 2'-O-methylation of ribose to specific sites in RNAs), which produces MAKAYLAETFIGVLAFNDDKKPIISIPAPSSIDDHVEYLLRIENGEDTPQLIEALSKLKEAGFSEVEVEHLTTARHVSNHGLTPIISSKRELFLEVRGRLPNIALELGLFKTVEEYYLKYHEIMMEYTRRKLRREAQKRDLLAVQAIRAIDDIDKTINLYIARLREWYSIHFPELDELVKEHPEYAKLVLELGDRSNFTKENLRRLGYSEEKATKLSEAARMSIGADLSDFDLNYIRILANIVLELYKLRDTLDGYIEVVMKEVAPNITSIVGAKLGARLMSIAGGLERLAKLPASTIQVLGAEKALFRALRTGGKPPKHGVLFQYPAIHKSPKWQRGKIARTVAAKLAIAAKIDFFSGRFIGDRLVKEIDERIEEIKKLYAKPPVKKEEEKPKPKPKKKWRR; this is translated from the coding sequence ATGGCAAAAGCCTATCTTGCTGAAACATTTATTGGAGTACTAGCTTTCAATGATGATAAAAAGCCGATAATAAGCATCCCAGCCCCAAGCTCCATTGATGACCACGTTGAATATCTTTTAAGAATTGAAAACGGTGAGGATACCCCTCAGTTAATCGAGGCCCTTAGCAAGCTAAAAGAAGCGGGTTTCTCAGAAGTAGAGGTAGAGCATCTGACGACGGCAAGACATGTTTCAAACCATGGCTTGACACCAATCATCTCCTCAAAGAGGGAGTTATTCCTAGAAGTGCGCGGGAGGCTCCCTAACATCGCATTAGAATTGGGTTTATTCAAAACAGTCGAAGAGTACTACCTAAAATACCACGAGATAATGATGGAATATACTAGAAGAAAGCTCCGAAGGGAAGCTCAGAAAAGAGATCTCCTAGCTGTCCAGGCGATTAGAGCTATAGATGACATAGATAAAACCATCAACCTCTACATTGCAAGGCTCAGGGAGTGGTACAGCATTCACTTCCCAGAGCTCGACGAGCTGGTAAAGGAGCATCCGGAGTATGCGAAGCTGGTTCTGGAGCTGGGTGATAGAAGTAATTTCACGAAAGAAAACCTAAGGAGGCTCGGCTATTCCGAGGAGAAGGCCACGAAGTTAAGCGAGGCAGCCAGGATGAGCATTGGAGCCGATTTGAGTGATTTCGATTTAAACTACATCAGAATTCTTGCAAACATAGTACTCGAGTTGTATAAGTTGAGGGACACTTTAGATGGATATATCGAAGTAGTAATGAAGGAGGTGGCCCCCAATATTACATCCATTGTTGGCGCAAAACTAGGAGCAAGGTTAATGAGCATTGCTGGAGGGTTAGAAAGGCTCGCCAAGCTCCCGGCCAGCACTATCCAGGTATTAGGAGCTGAGAAAGCATTGTTCAGAGCTTTGAGAACAGGCGGTAAGCCTCCTAAACACGGTGTTCTGTTCCAGTATCCTGCAATTCACAAGAGCCCAAAGTGGCAGAGAGGTAAGATCGCGAGGACGGTTGCAGCTAAGCTAGCAATAGCTGCAAAGATAGACTTTTTCAGTGGTAGATTTATCGGTGATAGGTTAGTGAAAGAGATTGATGAGAGGATAGAAGAGATTAAAAAGCTATACGCTAAACCACCTGTTAAGAAGGAGGAAGAAAAGCCTAAACCCAAACCTAAGAAGAAGTGGAGGAGGTGA
- a CDS encoding fibrillarin-like rRNA/tRNA 2'-O-methyltransferase: MSEVVSIKPHGKYYGVFIVEMDDGSVRLATRNLVPGHRVYGEKLFRYENVEYREWNMYRSKLAGALGNGISEMPIREGHKILYLGVASGTTASHVSDIIGADGKVFGVEFAPRVMREFVIVADVRKNLIPILADARKPFQYRHVVELVDGLYADVAQPDQASIVADNADYFLKDGGYLLMAIKARSIDVTKEPSEVYRKEINTLKERGFEIVDVVHLEPYDRDHAMVLATYSRRK, translated from the coding sequence TTGAGTGAAGTAGTTAGTATTAAACCTCATGGAAAATACTATGGAGTCTTCATTGTGGAAATGGATGATGGAAGCGTGAGACTCGCCACTAGAAACTTAGTACCGGGTCACAGGGTTTATGGTGAGAAACTCTTCAGGTATGAAAACGTAGAATACCGGGAGTGGAACATGTATAGGAGCAAACTGGCCGGCGCCTTAGGAAATGGTATTTCTGAGATGCCGATTAGAGAAGGGCATAAAATCCTTTACCTTGGAGTGGCCTCCGGAACCACTGCAAGCCACGTATCCGATATAATAGGAGCTGATGGAAAGGTATTCGGGGTAGAATTTGCTCCAAGGGTCATGAGAGAATTCGTGATCGTTGCAGATGTTAGGAAGAACTTAATACCAATACTCGCTGACGCTAGGAAACCGTTTCAATACCGCCACGTAGTCGAACTCGTCGACGGCTTATATGCCGATGTAGCCCAGCCGGATCAGGCATCCATAGTGGCTGACAATGCCGATTACTTCCTAAAGGATGGGGGATACTTGTTGATGGCTATCAAAGCCAGGAGTATCGACGTGACAAAGGAGCCCAGCGAAGTTTACAGGAAAGAGATCAACACCCTGAAGGAGCGCGGCTTCGAGATTGTTGATGTGGTCCACTTAGAACCTTATGACAGAGACCATGCGATGGTTCTAGCGACATACTCTAGGAGAAAGTAG
- a CDS encoding helix-turn-helix domain-containing protein, protein MKGSKEFDELIDEVLSTLKRGGYIVHIVSYPEDRRSIDIVARRDKEVLLIKVALDADKITNLEIEDLRKSAVAYSASSIIISRSYKGRNIEDDVVYVKGNVNVISPELFKNYIVKNEKPLIYNIKGVYVLRLDPHKFCERRMEMNLSRGELAEALGLTRKALYLYEKGSSMVSLNTALQLAEYFGEDIFKEIDPLKDRVSEEDATVIKSDRERLDRELTNILSRYNYVGILFKRTPVDIALKGDRTFSIVKQDETMESHRKLDEAEEMANLTESLLIVLKEKDGLKELEKLIKKIA, encoded by the coding sequence TTGAAAGGCTCTAAGGAGTTCGACGAACTAATTGATGAAGTTTTGAGTACGTTGAAGAGAGGAGGTTACATCGTTCATATAGTATCGTATCCCGAGGACAGGCGAAGCATCGACATAGTAGCTAGAAGGGATAAGGAAGTATTGTTAATAAAAGTAGCACTGGATGCTGATAAAATCACAAATCTGGAGATCGAAGATCTGCGCAAATCCGCGGTCGCATACTCTGCCTCAAGCATCATAATTTCTAGGTCTTACAAGGGGAGAAATATAGAGGATGACGTTGTGTATGTTAAAGGCAACGTCAACGTGATCTCGCCCGAGCTATTTAAGAACTATATTGTGAAGAACGAGAAACCGTTGATATACAATATCAAGGGTGTGTATGTTCTACGCTTGGATCCTCATAAATTCTGTGAGAGAAGAATGGAGATGAATCTCTCAAGGGGGGAGCTGGCTGAAGCTTTGGGATTAACGCGTAAAGCTCTTTATCTATATGAGAAGGGCTCCTCGATGGTTTCATTGAACACGGCTTTACAGTTGGCGGAATATTTTGGAGAAGACATATTTAAAGAGATCGATCCCCTCAAAGACAGGGTCAGCGAAGAAGATGCAACAGTCATCAAGAGCGATCGAGAACGCTTGGATCGAGAGCTTACAAATATTCTCTCAAGGTATAACTATGTAGGTATTCTATTCAAGAGGACGCCAGTCGATATTGCGTTGAAAGGTGATAGAACATTCAGCATCGTAAAACAAGATGAAACAATGGAGTCTCATCGAAAATTAGATGAAGCAGAAGAAATGGCCAACCTAACGGAATCCCTCTTAATAGTGTTGAAGGAGAAGGATGGGTTGAAGGAACTTGAAAAATTAATTAAGAAAATTGCATGA
- a CDS encoding NTPase, with amino-acid sequence MNIVITGRPGVGKSTLFMHVINKLREKGFMVYGFRTPEVRDGGVRLGFKIVDLSTGEESWLAKKGVNSPVKVGSYGVLVEEASALIEKSLKTAIEANGIIGIDEVGPMELKIPVFKPLLLKILAKNTVKILVVHERMSDSEILSKLNNGKWFNVTVSNREILRDKVFEEAYASLKRV; translated from the coding sequence ATGAATATCGTGATAACCGGACGACCTGGGGTTGGAAAGTCTACTCTTTTCATGCATGTTATTAACAAGTTGAGAGAGAAAGGGTTCATGGTATATGGCTTTCGCACTCCAGAAGTCAGGGATGGAGGCGTCAGACTGGGGTTTAAGATAGTAGACTTGTCCACTGGTGAAGAGTCCTGGTTAGCCAAAAAAGGCGTTAACTCGCCGGTCAAAGTGGGGTCTTATGGAGTGTTGGTCGAGGAAGCCTCAGCATTAATCGAGAAATCTTTGAAAACAGCAATAGAAGCTAACGGTATTATAGGTATTGATGAAGTTGGACCCATGGAGCTGAAAATACCAGTATTTAAGCCATTGCTTCTCAAAATATTAGCGAAAAATACAGTGAAAATCCTGGTAGTCCACGAGAGAATGAGCGATTCAGAAATCCTATCGAAACTTAACAACGGGAAGTGGTTTAATGTAACAGTTTCAAACAGAGAGATCTTACGGGATAAAGTCTTTGAAGAGGCGTATGCTTCACTAAAGAGGGTTTAA
- a CDS encoding tRNA (guanine(26)-N(2))-dimethyltransferase, with amino-acid sequence MIFQESEEVISEGLARVIVPRLKYYIRSDGRFEPAWMPVFYNPEAVLGRDVTVLYLSTRFKNGSTFIDALAGTGVRGIRISLEANGEGIVNDVDPRAYYYIKRNIAINNLQQRVQAFNQEANALLNMLTFTGIPFDYVDVDPYGSPVPYLDSAFKPLAKKASLGISATDTAPLTCSNRAKMLRRYWHKCVDVDFNKELGIRVLISNVALRGAAHDVAVKPVVSFQYRHYYRVIFETERGASPSLATLNKCIGYIWYSPKTLERGFIDNEVGTMELEKEGVVLVGPLWKCNIFSTEVINDMIINSTKYPWLQRQTIKLLKTLNDESRVENPYVRLDKIYSRVKKNMPPIERIIEALQDHGFRVSRTHFDPRGIRIDGDFLEAVKILESL; translated from the coding sequence ATGATATTTCAGGAAAGCGAGGAAGTAATTAGCGAAGGACTTGCCAGAGTAATTGTTCCACGTTTGAAATACTACATCAGGTCGGATGGAAGGTTTGAACCAGCATGGATGCCCGTTTTCTACAATCCAGAAGCCGTTCTCGGGAGAGACGTCACGGTTTTATATCTCTCCACAAGATTTAAGAACGGTTCAACATTCATAGACGCTTTGGCAGGGACTGGAGTACGGGGTATTAGGATATCGTTAGAGGCAAACGGCGAAGGCATAGTCAACGATGTAGATCCTAGGGCTTACTACTATATTAAAAGGAACATCGCCATTAACAATCTTCAACAAAGAGTTCAAGCCTTCAATCAGGAGGCAAATGCCCTTTTAAATATGCTCACCTTCACCGGGATTCCGTTCGACTACGTAGATGTTGATCCATACGGCTCACCCGTTCCCTACCTTGATTCAGCGTTTAAACCACTCGCCAAGAAGGCATCGCTAGGGATCTCAGCCACAGATACCGCGCCCTTAACATGTAGCAATAGGGCCAAAATGCTTAGAAGGTACTGGCACAAGTGCGTTGACGTGGACTTCAACAAGGAGTTGGGTATACGCGTCTTGATATCCAACGTGGCTCTTAGAGGAGCCGCTCACGATGTTGCCGTAAAGCCTGTGGTATCATTCCAATACCGGCACTATTACAGAGTTATATTTGAAACGGAGCGGGGCGCTTCGCCCTCTCTCGCTACTCTCAACAAATGCATAGGCTATATATGGTATTCCCCCAAGACGCTTGAAAGAGGATTCATTGATAATGAAGTGGGAACGATGGAACTCGAGAAAGAAGGAGTCGTCTTAGTTGGACCCTTGTGGAAGTGCAACATTTTTTCAACCGAGGTGATCAACGATATGATCATTAATTCCACAAAATATCCATGGCTTCAGAGGCAAACGATCAAGCTACTGAAAACGCTAAACGATGAATCAAGAGTTGAAAACCCGTACGTCAGGCTCGACAAAATATATTCCAGAGTCAAAAAGAACATGCCTCCAATCGAGAGGATTATTGAGGCCTTACAAGACCATGGATTTAGAGTATCCAGAACGCATTTCGACCCGAGAGGCATTAGAATAGATGGGGACTTCCTAGAAGCGGTCAAAATACTAGAGAGCCTTTAG